In a genomic window of Procambarus clarkii isolate CNS0578487 chromosome 12, FALCON_Pclarkii_2.0, whole genome shotgun sequence:
- the LOC138364208 gene encoding buccalin-like, whose amino-acid sequence MHRQQGSIKEHISSSQNQTITREILTNNTKVIDRYSDSRRLDICEALHIKKSVPTTYNRGMAWTEWLGQNGLDRMAWTEWLGQNGLDRRASTEGLPQKGFHRMAWTEWLGQNGLDRMAWTEWLGQNGLDRMATTEWLGQNGLDRMATTEGLPQNGLDRMATTEGLPQNGLDRMAWTEWLGHNGLDRMATTEWLPQNGLVRMAWTEWLRQKGFHRIAWTEWLGQNGLDRMATTERLGQNGLDRMAWTEWLGQNGYDRKAWPEWLGQNGLDRIAWTEWLRQNGLDRMAWTV is encoded by the exons atgcatagacaacagggctccattaaggaacatataagctCTTCTcaaaaccagaccatcaccagagaaatcttaacaaacaacacaaaggtcattgatagatacagcgatagcaggcggctcgacatctgcgaggcactacacatcaaaaa gtcggttcccacaacatacAACAGAGGCATGGCTTGGACAGAATGGCTTGGACAGAATGGCTTGGACAGAATGGCTTGGACAGAATGGCTTGGACAGAATGGCTTGGACAGAAGGGCTTCCACAGAAGGGCTTCCACAGAAGGGCTTCCACAGAATGGCTTGGACAGAATGGCTTGGACAGAATGGCTTGGACAGAATGGCTTGGACAGAATGGCTTGGACAGAATGGCTTGGACAGAATGGCTACGACAGAATGGCTTGGCCAGAATGGCTTGGACAGAATGGCTACGACAGAAGGGCTTCCACAGAATGGCTTGGACAGAATGGCTACGACAGAAGGGCTTCCACAGAATGGCTTGGACAGAATGGCTTGGACAGAATGGCTTGgacacaatggcttggacagaatGGCTACGACTGAATGGCTTCCACAGAATGGCTTGGTCAGAATGGCTTGGACAGAATGGCTACGACAGAAGGGCTTCCACAGAATAGCTTGGACAGAATGGCTTGGACAGAATGGCTTGGACAGAATGGCTACGACAGAAAGGCTTGGCCAGAATGGCTTGGACAGAATGGCTTGGACAGAATGGCTTGGACAGAATGGCTACGACAGAAAGGCTTGGCCAGAATGGCTTGGACAGAATGGCTTGGACAGAATAGCTTGGACAGAATGGCTTAGACAAAATGGCTTAGACAGAATGGCTTGGACAGTATGA